GATAACTACTAGGGGCATCTCGGCCATGCAACCCCAGCCCAGTGCTTCCATTTTGAGGGATATGCCTGGACCTGAACTACCCGTGACAGCGAGGTAGCCTGCAAAGGAGAAGCCAAGTGCCATCGAGACGGCGCCGAGTTCGTCTTCGGCTTGAACAAAGATGCCGCCGTATTTGGGGAGCTCTGCTCGGAGTATTTCCATTATGGACGACCAAGGAGTGATTGGGTAGCCGGCGCCGAAGCGAACGCCACCGGTAATGAGGCCGTAGGCGATAGCTTGGTTGCCATCCATGGTGACTTGTGGACGGAGAGCAGCTTTTTCATATTTTTCGAAGGTGTAGAGTTGATCGAGGTAGTTGGCGATGGGGTAGGCATAGCCGGCATTGAAGGCGTTGAGGGCGTTGCGGGCTATGCTTTCATCTTTGCTTTTGAAGCGATCGAGGATGAGTTTTTCGAGCTTGGCTGTATCCAGATCGAAGACTTTGGCAAGGAGGCCGAGGGTAAAGATGTTTTTGCCTTTGTCGCGTGCCGTGCCTCCGATAGCCTCGACGGTAAGTGAGGTGATGGGGACGCCAACGTAGTGGTATGTTTTGTCGTTGAGATTGGGCGTCACGTGGTCGCTGTCATACAGGAGGATGCCGCCAGGTTTGAGGCTGTGGATGTGGTTTTCGTAGCTGTGTTGATAAAAGGCGACGAGGAAATCTACTTGATCCCCTGCGGAGAAGACCTCACCTGAACCGATGCGGACTTGGAATATTGAGGGGCCGCCGGAGATGGTGGAAGGTATGGTCATGTAGGTCATGACCTCTTGCTCGCTGCGTCCAGCTAGTCGAGCGAGGAAGCCGCCCACGGCTTGAATTCCGTCTTGAGAGTTGCCTGCTAGGCGGATGACCACATCATGAATTTTGCGGGTAGGTTTTGTGGAGGTTGTTGGTGTGGTGTTGCTTGATATAATGGGGGTAGAAGCAGTGTTGGGGCTCATGTTAGTGAATTAAGTGCATCCTATCGCTGCTCTGGGAATTGTCAAATAGAGGTATTAGTTTTGCTAATCATCGCGATTTCTAGGCTGATAGGGGACGGCTTGAGACTAGTCGTCTATGGATGAGGGCGGCTAGCGTGTAGCAAGTTCGCGTCTTCTGCTACGTAATTCTTTTTGGAGTTGGGCTTCGCGCTCGACTAAGTGTTTTTTGGAAGGATCGAGTCGTATCATTTCTGCGCGGAGCGTGCGGTAGTATTCTACCATGGCTTCTTCGGCGCGTTTTTTTGCTTCTTTGACTGCTTCTGTCTTTCGGGCTTTGTCGCGAAGGGGCTCGAGTTCTTTTTTGATGCGCTCGATTTCTGCTCTTTTTTCAGCGCGGGTGAGGGAATCTATCTTTTTATTTTCAGATTTGGCAGGGGCAACGGGAGTGATTGTGGTTGCCGAGCCGATTAATAGTAGGAGGAGTGCTATTTTGGAATACATGAGGGTATATTTGGAGTGCTTTTGGGGACGTTTCAAGTTTGTTTCTGTGGTGAGGAGGTTGGCTTGAGTTGATGGAGTAAAGGTTTTATTAAATTAAGTTTAGTGATAGGATTTTAATTTTGTATGAGCTGGCAGTTGGGAAGATGGGCAGTGTTGGCTCGTGTGTTGCTCCGAGCAGTGTTGAAGGTGGGGTTGTGTCTCGTAGTAACCTCGAGGGTATGGTGCCAGACTGATGAGGCTATTGAGCCAGATGTGATGCCGGAGGGATTGCCGGTGTCTCGCGCGCAGGCTGTGCCTTCGAGGCATCGGTCTGCACCTGTAGAATTTATTGTGGTAAGCGGGGGACCGGCTTTGCGTTTTTATGAAAATGAGAAGGAGCTTCCTCATGATCGTTACTTTGCGAATTTTATTGATAGCGCCATTTTTAAAATTCGACATTTAATAGAGGAGTTGCTGCCCGGAGATCTTTTAACTTGGTTGGTATATCGGCCTGGATACGAAATGCGCAGCAAGGAACAGGGCATCGACACACTGGCATTCA
The window above is part of the Candidatus Methylacidiphilales bacterium genome. Proteins encoded here:
- a CDS encoding 2-oxoacid:acceptor oxidoreductase subunit alpha, encoding MSPNTASTPIISSNTTPTTSTKPTRKIHDVVIRLAGNSQDGIQAVGGFLARLAGRSEQEVMTYMTIPSTISGGPSIFQVRIGSGEVFSAGDQVDFLVAFYQHSYENHIHSLKPGGILLYDSDHVTPNLNDKTYHYVGVPITSLTVEAIGGTARDKGKNIFTLGLLAKVFDLDTAKLEKLILDRFKSKDESIARNALNAFNAGYAYPIANYLDQLYTFEKYEKAALRPQVTMDGNQAIAYGLITGGVRFGAGYPITPWSSIMEILRAELPKYGGIFVQAEDELGAVSMALGFSFAGYLAVTGSSGPGISLKMEALGWGCMAEMPLVVINVQRGGPSTGLPTNVEQSDLMQAIYGSHGDAPRVVLAPQTVEDCFYTAIEACRIAREYSVPVIVLSDTALATRIEAFEEPHLEELYVPVQLDLSPHEGNYKPYALDRITRHLTPGRYTADGKYPVVSGLEHDEYGHPTASPKLHSAMTAKRRDKLRQLAATLPTPAIYGDETAEILLVGWGSTYGPIREAVDTLRRQGHPVAAIHLRHLHPLPPRLAEIFTRFKQVLVIEMNDYGLYGYGQLATLLRATTVCPHIKSHCKTDGQSFRVSEIIQAVQALAK